CTGTAACAAAATAAGCAGGGGATCTGGAATGAGCATGTCAAAGACAAAAGACATTACCATTGATCTTGTGAAATGTGTGACTAACAGAAACTGTGAGCAGACAAGTAATAGGCACTCAGAATTACCAAATTTGCTCACATGAATGAATAAGTGGATCAAGAGTGACAAGTAGGTGCATATATATAAACAAGATCACTCACTACCATTTCTACTTCATAGATGGCAGTAAAATTTTAATATGCAAGTACAACATGTTCCCAGTGCATGTTATGATAGATATTCATCTCTGATGTTATGACTAATAGTGgaatattttatttaaccatGCCTCATTATGTGAAAGCAGTTTATGCTGCGAATCAATATATTATACATAAATACTTAAAAAGGAAGTGGGCCAAATGACTAAAAAATGCTTACCATGAATGTGTGCTTTAATATTGAAACATTACAGATGTTGCTCCCTTGATCATGGGTAAGCTGTAGCCGTACATGTGGAATGCTCTTCCAACTTTCACCCAATGCAGGCTTCAAGATTCCTCCCTCTCCACCGACCATATGATTTGTCACCTAGTTGACATCATAAAACAAATTTAGTACAACATTAGTGCCTGCTCTGAGATACATGAAATTCTAACACTTCTCATGTTAAGCAAGTGATATGAGGCCCTATTTCAGCAGTTCAAGGAGAAAAGCAAGTTCTTACATAACGTTTTCAACTTATCTGTTGAATAGAATTTGCACCATTAAGAAATGAAGTCATTCGTAAAAAGGCGGACATAACGCCAATTGAGGATAAATTATGAGAAGGATGTCTCAGATAATTTGGACATGCATAATATGGAATGAGGAATGTATCAGTACAAAAAAGTGATTTAATACATGTAGAAGAAACCAAGAGGAGTAGAGGTAGACTGAAAATCACATGGGATGAAGTATTAAGGACTTGATATCTCAACATCATGTAGCCGACCCCAACTAATTTGGGATTAAGGCTTATCTGAGTTGAGTTTCTTTCCAGATGACCCAATTGGTCCCCTGTAATATTAGTTTTCAAAGGAAAACTCATACCCCCATGTAGTAATACACAGAAACAGTACCTAGAAAGTGAACCTTTTGCTTCAAGCAATAAAAAATAGTATAAGGGTACAAAGACAACATGGATGAAGTTCTTGCCTGACGTTTTCAGTTTATCCATTCAACAGAATTTGCACCAATATTCTCTGGAATTTATTGGTCCCCTTtatataagttttcaaaagaaaaggcatATCCCCACCTGATAATACGTTTGAACAGTACCTAGAAACTAAAGCTGTTGCTTTAGGCAATAAAAATAGTGCAAGCGAACAAAGGCAACATGGATGAAGGCCTGCTTATGCAGAGCGAGCATACTGCCAGCCAAAAAAACCCAGAAATTTCAATGAACTTCGATGTAGAGGTGTAGGCATGAAATTATCATTCAGCAAAACCCATTTACCACATAGACTGCAGAGTGTCTAACATGCAATTTTCCAAAGTTCTAAGATTCCAAATAAACAGTTTTGCACcacataaacaaataaaaaacacCAGAATTTTAAATATATCTGTGCTTACCAAAACAGAGACATTGTGCTCATTTGCTAGTTTCTTCAAAATAATTCCAGCAGACACCATCAAAAGTCGTCCTGCATTTCCAATATCCATCAAACATTTAAGCATGGAGGAACTTTGCACATAATGCATCCTGTGCATCTTGTACGGAGACATCAAAGGCCATTACAGCAATGTATTGCAGCTAATACTGTATGTGCATGAGTGTATGCTTCCACTATGATACACCTTGGCAATCAGCCATTTTTTCaccatttcttttctatttCATCTTCATTTTCTAGATAAATCAAGAGGAGACAGATGGAGTTACTTAAGGCTTTAGGCCTCATGAATCTCTATATTGCACTAAATTGTGGGAACAACATGAATCCTCTTCCATTATGACACACCTTGGCAATCAACCATTTCTCgacattttttttctatttcatcTTCATGGAGATAGATGGAGTTGCTTAAGGCTTTTTAGGCCCCATGAATCTCTATAATGCAGTGAATTGCGAGAACAACATAAATCATCGCAACCAAGTGCTTAAATTttctataaattgcataaaattctCGGTCTTAACTTTCAATTTAAATCAGTGTTTTATGAGGTCCTTCAGGGCCTAATCCAACCCATTGATTCTCAACCAACCTAATCTAAATAAACCTTAACCATAACAACCTGATATATAGGTCAAACAATATGGTGTTGAATTTGCTTCAGAATAAGTCGGCTGTTGCAGGGAAGATTAGGCTTGCATTGTATTAAGCCTGGATTGGGCCATAACATCACTTACCCACTGAAGTTGTACAACACTACGAACTGGGCAAATTCTAGTTTCTGTTACTTGGAATCCTAGATACCTTTCACAATAAATTACAGCCCTTAAGCCTCTTATATAGTTTTTCTTGCATTGATCTGTAGAAATCCATGAAGGTTAGCTTTTCAGATCAGAACTTCCTGATGTACTAAATTTGACTCTTATGCTTGTTCCAACACAAAGTCATTCACCTTAAAGTTTGTCAATATTGCACAAAATAAATCCTGTACTGACATAATTGTGAAGTGTATAAAGGGATTGCCCTCATGGCACAATTAGAAAATGCCAGCTCACAGCCTCACAATAGCTGTAATTTGGAGCTAACATGATGCAGACACATTAAATTGGAATAGGAGATTTCAGATGAAAAATCTACTTCCAAAATGCCTGATTTTACAATCGAGCATCAGGGATATACCTTCCGAACCTTTGCCTCCAAGGACAGGGGTTAGGAGAGAGGAGATTGAATCGATAATTAGCAAGCATATCTTCGTATGTCCACTTGTTACCTGAACCATTCATCACaaaaactcaaggcaataaataATAGATATATAGTTTTAGCAATATTatcattcaaattttttttgttggatAAAGACCTGATGCTTTAAATTGAATTCTAGTTGATGCAGTACATCCAAAAGTGCAAAGATGTCAAAAATTGAGTGACAAAATATGTTGCTCATAATCCTTTTAAGTCTTCTTTCTTTGGCCTAAAATCAAAAGAATTCATCAAACAAAATGAGCGGTTAAACACAAGAGTAGGCTctatttatttctcaaacaacTTAATATTCTAGAATTATGACATGGACAATTCTTGATATTCACTAAATGAACAAACACTGTTAAGTCTACGAAGAATTTTGACGAAGAATAGAAATTGACCTCTCCGGAAAAAGAGCTAGAAAGTTGATCAACCATACATGCAATACGCTTCGGAGAAAAGGAATTACATGTGTCCAAGAACATAACAACACCAAAATGCTTGTCCGCAACATGTGCAGCAGAATATAGACAAACCTGCATGGGCACAATGGTGAATTAGAAGACACAATGGCTCAAGACTGTCTTGACTGCCTATTTAAAGTTTGAGAGCATGTAGGCCAAAACAAGCATCTTGGGATAAGAAAACTACATGGACAGATGATGAAGCATTTCCCATTAAAAAAACTGATCCCtgagtttaaaaatatttagtgCTTGGGAGTTCTAATAGAGTCAAAACATTGAGCATTCTTACTTGTGTTTTACCAGAAGATGATGACCCAACTATTTCTGTCAACTGGCCTTCACACAAGCCTCCTCCAAGAAGCACATCAATCCTAGCAATTCATGCAGCTAAAAAGATCACATCAATTTTAAGAATAATGCATCTCAACTGGAACTTAGTgaatcaaaattttattaagGTCCACAAAATTACATTCAAGATACCCTTCATATCCAGTGGGGAGAAAATGCTTATTACGATTAGAATCCTCAAGCAACTCCACTCCATTCAACCATGGCTGATGCCAATCCTCCATCATCGGTTGAACTTGAGCGAACCCCTATTTTCATTCTATAAGATTATCTTAACATATTTTGGTGTAAAATACCAAATTATAGTAGGCAAAATAAGGAAGCCTTTCAACCCCCTTCAAGCTTCAGTAAAGAGAATGAAGATACCATAAAAGGATAAGCATGAATGCAGCTTTATGAAGATTCAATGCAAATGCCACAAGAAGATTGTAGAAGCTAGCTCACCAAAACTTCACTAAAGAATATGCATCTATAAGAAGTTAACGCTATTTCCTTGCGTGCCATGGATTTGGTTAAATATATAATTGTTAACATATCAACTACAATATCTGGCAACATATTGAAATAACTTTGTTGGAGTGAGACACAGGAACAACTTAATTAGATCCAATCATAGCTTTTAAACACAGAATAGATTGGCCTGTCTGACCAGAAAACCAGTGAAGAGGACCACAAGCTGGTACGATTTTACCAGACGACCGGAAATGCACTTGACCAGCAAAAGCCAGTGATCTGACCAGTTTTTTCGAGAAAACTGATGACCAGGCCAGTCCCGAACGAAtcactagtttttttttttcacttgacCCAAGGACCATGGTACTCCTGATTTAAACAGGGGTCTGTTTAAAATTCAGAGACAATTTAGACatttaattataataaaatattttttaaaaagaaagccCTAATTGCCTGTCACGTCTGCCACCGCCATTGTTATCAGACACCAGAGTCAGAGAGGACCATCAAAATTAGTGGATCGCCAGATAGAGAATTGAAAATAGTAGATCACCAGAACGAGAATCAGAGAAGGGATGGAAAGGGGATGACGGAGATGGGCAATTAGGGctttctttttctaaaatattctTTTATTATAATTAAATGTCTAAAATGTCACTAAATATTAAACAGCACCTGATTAAATCAGGAGTACTTTGTAAAACAGGCTGGGTCACTGGTTTTTGGCCAGCTCAAGTGCATTTCTAGTCCTTTGGTAAAATTGGACCAGGCCGGGGTCTGGTTCAGGAACCTAGTGACCTTGTTACAAGTATTTAAAGTTATGGTTTC
The Phoenix dactylifera cultivar Barhee BC4 chromosome 3, palm_55x_up_171113_PBpolish2nd_filt_p, whole genome shotgun sequence DNA segment above includes these coding regions:
- the LOC103705926 gene encoding DNA repair protein RAD51 homolog 4 isoform X3; this encodes MAEFNEPRSKATASVSSSGNPTSFLSRASKCAKTLEEGNRSLSDDAGFAQVQPMMEDWHQPWLNGVELLEDSNRNKHFLPTGYEGIDVLLGGGLCEGQLTEIVGSSSSGKTQVCLYSAAHVADKHFGVVMFLDTCNSFSPKRIACMVDQLSSSFSGEVTSGHTKICLLIIDSISSLLTPVLGGKGSEGRLLMVSAGIILKKLANEHNVSVLVTNHMVGGEGGILKPALGESWKSIPHVRLQLTHDQGSNICNVSILKHTFMASGRTTKFVIHG
- the LOC103705926 gene encoding DNA repair protein RAD51 homolog 4 isoform X2, giving the protein MAEFNEPRSKATASVSSSGNPTSFLSRASKCAKTLEEGNRSLSDDAGFAQVQPMMEDWHQPWLNGVELLEDSNRNKHFLPTGYEGIDVLLGGGLCEGQLTEIVGSSSSGKTQVCLYSAAHVADKHFGVVMFLDTCNSFSPKRIACMVDQLSSSFSGEAKERRLKRIMSNIFCHSIFDIFALLDVLHQLEFNLKHQVTSGHTKICLLIIDSISSLLTPVLGGKGSEGRLLMVSAGIILKKLANEHNVSVLVTNHMVGGEGGILKPALGESWKSIPHVRLQLTHDQGSNICNVSILKHTFMNHQ
- the LOC103705926 gene encoding DNA repair protein RAD51 homolog 4 isoform X1; this encodes MAEFNEPRSKATASVSSSGNPTSFLSRASKCAKTLEEGNRSLSDDAGFAQVQPMMEDWHQPWLNGVELLEDSNRNKHFLPTGYEGIDVLLGGGLCEGQLTEIVGSSSSGKTQVCLYSAAHVADKHFGVVMFLDTCNSFSPKRIACMVDQLSSSFSGEAKERRLKRIMSNIFCHSIFDIFALLDVLHQLEFNLKHQVTSGHTKICLLIIDSISSLLTPVLGGKGSEGRLLMVSAGIILKKLANEHNVSVLVTNHMVGGEGGILKPALGESWKSIPHVRLQLTHDQGSNICNVSILKHTFMASGRTTKFVIHG
- the LOC103705926 gene encoding DNA repair protein RAD51 homolog 4 isoform X4, with the translated sequence MMEDWHQPWLNGVELLEDSNRNKHFLPTGYEGIDVLLGGGLCEGQLTEIVGSSSSGKTQVCLYSAAHVADKHFGVVMFLDTCNSFSPKRIACMVDQLSSSFSGEAKERRLKRIMSNIFCHSIFDIFALLDVLHQLEFNLKHQVTSGHTKICLLIIDSISSLLTPVLGGKGSEGRLLMVSAGIILKKLANEHNVSVLVTNHMVGGEGGILKPALGESWKSIPHVRLQLTHDQGSNICNVSILKHTFMASGRTTKFVIHG